One segment of Streptosporangium brasiliense DNA contains the following:
- a CDS encoding MarR family transcriptional regulator has protein sequence MTQRDRERIAAGLADKLSYGEIARRLERPTSTITREIARNGGPGGYQPQQAHQATIRRARRGTPAPPRADTPPSGTMEEELLEMAVGAGMPTMAARVHLDLLLSEDGRRTAAELTRRLKISPATVSVAVNYLLQHGYVRRERDPRRRRDIYMIDDDAWYHSIVTSRRQTIETARATMATAETYAPDSPVGQRLAKAAAFLERVSLDMVESAERWRTLLT, from the coding sequence TTGACCCAGCGGGACCGCGAGCGCATCGCGGCCGGACTCGCCGACAAGCTCTCCTACGGAGAGATCGCCAGACGGCTTGAGCGGCCAACCTCAACGATCACCCGGGAGATCGCCCGCAACGGCGGCCCCGGCGGCTACCAGCCCCAGCAGGCGCACCAGGCGACCATCCGGCGGGCACGGCGCGGCACACCGGCACCCCCGCGCGCGGACACACCGCCGAGCGGCACCATGGAGGAAGAACTCCTCGAGATGGCAGTCGGAGCGGGGATGCCGACGATGGCCGCCCGCGTGCACCTCGACCTGCTGCTGTCCGAGGACGGCAGGCGCACCGCGGCCGAACTGACCCGCAGGCTCAAGATCAGCCCGGCCACCGTCTCCGTGGCTGTGAACTACCTGCTCCAGCACGGGTACGTCCGGCGCGAACGCGACCCGCGGCGGCGTCGCGACATCTACATGATCGACGACGACGCCTGGTACCACTCCATCGTGACCAGCCGCCGGCAGACCATCGAAACAGCGCGGGCCACGATGGCGACAGCCGAGACCTACGCACCCGACAGCCCCGTGGGGCAACGACTGGCCAAGGCGGCGGCCTTCCTGGAACGCGTCAGCCTGGACATGGTCGAGTCGGCCGAGCGCTGGCGCACCCTCCTGACGTGA